One region of Malania oleifera isolate guangnan ecotype guangnan chromosome 6, ASM2987363v1, whole genome shotgun sequence genomic DNA includes:
- the LOC131158463 gene encoding late embryogenesis abundant protein At1g64065-like: protein MAGYSQQAHPLPLGQPRSDQEEGIVQSKELQRRKSLKRVAYIVAFVVFQTAIILLFALVVMRIRAPKVKLSNLKIGDISITNTTGLPSFNMSFTTRITIKNTNFGNYKFEISNVTFTYKGILVGHAIIPKGQARFRSTKKIEVTADVNSNGVFNSLELRNDIESGILRLEGRAKLSGKVQLMMVMKKKKSTEMNCTMSIDLPSKIIRDLSCM from the coding sequence ATGGCAGGATACTCTCAACAAGCGCATCCTCTCCCACTAGGGCAGCCAAGAAGTGACCAAGAGGAAGGCATTGTGCAATCCAAGGAGCTTCAACGCAGGAAAAGCCTTAAACGGGTAGCATATATTGTTGCCTTTGTGGTATTTCAAACCGCAATCATCTTGCTATTTGCACTTGTTGTCATGCGCATTAGAGCCCCCAAGGTCAAGCTAAGCAATCTCAAGATTGGCGACATCTCCATTACCAACACCACGGGTTTGCCATCTTTCAACATGAGTTTCACCACTAGAATCACGATAAAAAACACAAACTTTGGAAATTACAAATTTGAAATCAGTAATGTCACGTTCACGTACAAGGGTATACTTGTGGGGCATGCCATCATTCCCAAGGGGCAAGCAAGGTTTCGTTCTACTAAAAAAATTGAGGTAACAGCAGATGTGAACTCTAATGGGGTCTTCAACAGCTTAGAGCTTAGAAATGACATTGAATCAGGGATTCTGAGGCTTGAGGGACGGGCTAAGTTAAGTGGAAAGGTGCAGTTGATGAtggtgatgaagaagaagaagtctactgAAATGAATTGCACCATGTCAATTGATTTGCCATCAAAGATAATCAGAGATTTGAGCTGCATGTGA